A part of Acropora palmata chromosome 8, jaAcrPala1.3, whole genome shotgun sequence genomic DNA contains:
- the LOC141890258 gene encoding NPC intracellular cholesterol transporter 2-like isoform X2 has protein sequence MTARFCFLLQRAILDIANGFANGNFSCNKEPSPAQVIIIPCPAEPCQLKKGVNETVEVIFKPTEVVTSAKVVIHGIIGGMHFPFPFPHPNGCKEHGLECPLKPNKEYTFKATLPVKRTYQDIKLVVKWQLFDQNKSPIFCWKLSVQIVD, from the exons ATGACGGcacgcttttgttttttgctacaGCGCGCCATTTTGGATATTGCTAACGGCTTTGCTAATGGCAACTTCTCAT gtAATAAAGAACCATCACCAGCACAAGTCATTATCATTCCTTGCCCCGCAGAACCttgtcagttgaaaaaaggTGTTAATGAGACTGTTGAAGTGATTTTCAAGCCAA CGGAAGTTGTAACAAGCGCCAAAGTTGTTATTCATGGTATCATAGGAGGTATGCATTTCCCATTCCCCTTTCCTCATCCTAATGGCTGTAAAGAGCATGGACTTGAATGCCCATTAAAGCCCAACAAGGAATACACATTCAAAGCCACGTTGCCTGTTAAAAGGACCTACCAAGAC ATTAAACTTGTCGTCAAATGGCAATTGTTTGATCAAAATAAAAGTCCCATTTTTTGCTGGAAGTTGTCAGTCCAAATTGTGGATTGA
- the LOC141890258 gene encoding NPC intracellular cholesterol transporter 2-like isoform X1 — translation MSKMKTSSALALLILLNLSFVLGKSVRFHDCGNKEPSPAQVIIIPCPAEPCQLKKGVNETVEVIFKPTEVVTSAKVVIHGIIGGMHFPFPFPHPNGCKEHGLECPLKPNKEYTFKATLPVKRTYQDIKLVVKWQLFDQNKSPIFCWKLSVQIVD, via the exons ATGTCAAAGATGAAGACCTCCAGCGCTTTGGCTCTCTTGATTCTACTCAATCTCTCCTTTGTCCTGGGAAAATCTGTCCGCTTCCATGACTGTG gtAATAAAGAACCATCACCAGCACAAGTCATTATCATTCCTTGCCCCGCAGAACCttgtcagttgaaaaaaggTGTTAATGAGACTGTTGAAGTGATTTTCAAGCCAA CGGAAGTTGTAACAAGCGCCAAAGTTGTTATTCATGGTATCATAGGAGGTATGCATTTCCCATTCCCCTTTCCTCATCCTAATGGCTGTAAAGAGCATGGACTTGAATGCCCATTAAAGCCCAACAAGGAATACACATTCAAAGCCACGTTGCCTGTTAAAAGGACCTACCAAGAC ATTAAACTTGTCGTCAAATGGCAATTGTTTGATCAAAATAAAAGTCCCATTTTTTGCTGGAAGTTGTCAGTCCAAATTGTGGATTGA